In one window of Brassica rapa cultivar Chiifu-401-42 chromosome A07, CAAS_Brap_v3.01, whole genome shotgun sequence DNA:
- the LOC103830148 gene encoding MATH domain and coiled-coil domain-containing protein At3g58210, with product MWNGDGTVEFNGFRVLYSEVDYVRRIFERHPETAMNLLPKNQLVKNAYMNTLLDLIDITCLAPQELTEEELRDAENTLLDLVGVGFELDWLKRKLEELCVKKKKMEARGARMRELDRMIVEQRQVLLALEVELKNEENEAVSDSARLGFEDVV from the exons ATGTGGAATGGTGATGGAACAGTGGAGTTTAATGGCTTCCGAGTTCTCTATTCAGAG GTAGACTATGTAAGAAGAATCTTTGAAAGACACCCAGAAACCGCAATGAATCTTCTTCCAAAGAACCAGTTGGTGAAGAATGCTTACATGAACACCCTCCTCGACCTCATCGACATAACTTGCTTAGCTCCTCAGGAGCTCACGGAGGAGGAGCTAAGAGATGCTGAGAACACGCTTTTGGATCTGGTTGGTGTAGGTTTTGAGTTGGATTGGTTGAAGAGGAAACTTGAAGAGCTTtgcgtgaagaagaagaaaatggaagCACGCGGTGCACGCATGAGAGAACTCGATAGAATGATCGTGGAACAGAGACAAGTGTTGCTTGCTCTTGAAGTGGAGCTGAAGAATGAAGAGAACGAGGCTGTTTCCGACAGTGCTCGACTCGGTTTCGAGGATGTTGTTTGA